The nucleotide sequence TAGGTGTCGGTGAACCAGAGTTCGGCGTAGGCCGCCTGCCAGAGCAGGAAGTTGGAGAGGCGCTGTTCCCCGGAAGTCCGGATCAGGAGGTCGAGCGGCGGGAGGTCCTTCGTATAGAGGCGCGAGGAGATCGTCTCGGGGACGATCTCGGCGGGCTCGAGGTCGCCGCTTCTCACGTCCTCGGCGATCGCGCGGACGGCTTCGGCGATCTCGGTCTGGGATCCGTAATCGAAACAGATGTTGAGGACCAGGCCCTTGCGTTCCGCCGTCCGGGTCGTGATCCGGTCGAGGATCGCGAGGTTCTCGGGGGACAGCTTCGTGCGCCGGCCGCTGAAGGTGACGCGGATGTCGTGCTTTTTGAAGTCGTCGGCGAACTTCTTCTCGAACTCGCCGGGAAGCTTCATCAGAAAGGCGACCTCGGCTTCGGGCCGCTTCCAGTTCTCGGTCGAGAAGGCGAACACCGAAAGCGCCCGGACGCCGAAACCGGCGCAGAGGAGAGCGACCCTGCGGATGTTCTCGACGCCGGCCTGGTGGCCGAACGTGCGGGGCATGCCCCGCCTCTTCGCCCAGCGGCCGTTGCCGTCGAGGATGATGGCGACGTGGGCGGGGATCGCAGGCGGTCTTTTCTTCACGAACGGGTTCATGGTCTCACCTCGCTGGATTCGGTAAAGATTATAC is from Candidatus Izemoplasmatales bacterium and encodes:
- the uppS gene encoding polyprenyl diphosphate synthase, yielding MNPFVKKRPPAIPAHVAIILDGNGRWAKRRGMPRTFGHQAGVENIRRVALLCAGFGVRALSVFAFSTENWKRPEAEVAFLMKLPGEFEKKFADDFKKHDIRVTFSGRRTKLSPENLAILDRITTRTAERKGLVLNICFDYGSQTEIAEAVRAIAEDVRSGDLEPAEIVPETISSRLYTKDLPPLDLLIRTSGEQRLSNFLLWQAAYAELWFTDTYWPDFGEKDLLKAFEAFGKRDRRYGGLTKGEGR